From a single Daphnia pulex isolate KAP4 chromosome 2, ASM2113471v1 genomic region:
- the LOC124207567 gene encoding uncharacterized protein DDB_G0271670-like, with the protein MAAISFSSMMCEPFSFGHNDPLFSSTGIMTCSDLQFDMPTPPVSPTRSNDIDIKVETTTTTAIEEDLDLGLGELINGIDFLDGFDPDSWLNDLQTDAVVPEILLSDNNNTKCDVNELRHDCMWAGHCPAEEHRGKKDLVQLPCLLSSSPPESTVLSLASCLPCVLPVVGGSRTRLDTLGSIRPETPLSLSDSELDADQLTSDEGSNNNKGRHSSSSSSSSSSSSSSGDESESDEDRPITHYQATLPPNIHPVRSHQIRKINNKSLVKMVVSPSLITDHSYSHSDHSYHTQRRPAMPDHHMAIPFDLGAPTPSDSEEEIDVVSLGEVLRMNPSAAVSSMTTTSSHGKSSTTTSLTTNLTTTTLTSSSTSVAPLRLKLKVAPAAAGNGQVLMRKALPSHPSALVRQQLQLAVASAAQQRKHSESSKKSSGEIKLKSNSHHSSERSSSSNSSNSSKRPRSSGSGESGSSSPRKRCSRAASDSEDSCEKRSQHNSMERQRRVDLRNAFEFLRSLIPDLEATDRAAKVVILKKAANFCQGLTNREKQFVADKDALQKRQEMLRKRLALLQRRR; encoded by the exons ATGGCAGCCATCAGTTTTTCATCGATGATGTGTGAACCGTTTTCTTTCGGTCACAACGATCCGCTCTTTTCGTCCACCGGCATCATGACATGTTCCGATCTCCAGTTTGACATGCCCACGCCGCCCGTCTCTCCGACTCGCAGCAATGACATCGACATTAAAGTtgaaacaacaacgacgacagcCATCGAGGAAGATCTCGACCTCGGATTGGGCGAATTGATTAACGGAATTGACTTTCTGGACGGATTCGATCCAGATTCTTGGCTAAACGATTTACAAACTGATGCTGTCGTGCCCGAAATTCTCCTCTCCGATAACAATAATACGAAATGTGATGTCAACGAATTGAGACACGATTGCATGTGGGCTGGACATTGCCCAGCTGAAGAGCATCGCGGCAAGAAAGACCTAGTCCAGCTGCCTTGTTTGTTGTCATCTAGCCCTCCTGAATCGACCGTTTTATCCTTGGCCAGTTGCTTACCCTGCGTATTGCCCGTTGTCGGTGGTAGCCGAACCCGACTGGATACATTGGGATCCATCAGACCTGAAACGCCACTCTCCCTGTCTGATTCTGAGCTGGACGCCGATCAGTTGACCAGCGATGAAGgaagtaacaacaacaaaggtcgccattcttcttcttcatcgtcttcctcctcctcatcatcatcttctggCGATGAATCCGAGTCTGATGAAGATCGACCCATCACCCATTATCAGGCCACTCTACCGCCCAATATTCATCCGGTGCGGAGTCATCAGATCCgtaaaatcaacaacaaatctCTGGTCAAGATGGTGGTGTCGCCATCGCTCATTACCGATCACAGTTACAGTCACAGCGATCATTCTTACCACACTCAAAGGAGACCGGCCATGCCCGATCATCACATGGCCATTCCCTTCGACCTTGGTGCACCGACACCTTCCGATTCCG aagaagaaattgatgtcGTCTCGTTGGGTGAGGTGTTGCGGATGAATCCGTCAGCTGCCGTTTCTTCCATGACCACAACATCATCGCATGGCAAGTCATCGACAACGACGTCGCTCACCACTAACCTAACCACGACGACGttgaccagcagcagcacctcgGTCGCTCCGCTACGACTCAAACTGAAAG TtgcacctgctgctgctggtaacGGCCAAGTTTTGATGCGCAAAGCTCTTCCGTCGCATCCGTCCGCCTTGGTTAGACAGCAGCTCCAATTGGCTGTGGCGTCTGCTGCTCAACAGCGCAAGCATTCAGAGTCGTCAAAGAAATCCTCTGGTGAAATCAAGTTGAAGAGCAACAGCCACCACAGCAGCGAGCGGAGCAGCAGTAGCAATAGTAGCAACAGCAGTAAAAGACCGCGGTCTTCCGGCAGCGGCGAAAGCGGTTCCAGTTCCCCGCGGAAACGTTGCTCCCGGGCGGCTAGCGATTCGGAAGACAGCTGCGAAAAACGCTCCCAGCACAATTCGATGGAGCGTCAACGAAGAGTCGATCTGCGTAACGCTTTCGAATTTCTTCGATCGCTCATTCCTGACCTGGAAGCGACGGATCGAGCGGCTAAAGtcgtcattttgaaaaaagccgCCAACTTTTGTCAAGGTTTGACCAATagggaaaaacaatttgtcGCCGATAAAGACGCCCTGCAAAAACGTCAAGAAATGCTCCGCAAGAGATTGGCACTGCTTCAGCGCCGGCGCTAA